ctagacaaccacaataggtttccccttactcagggagtccaattcgacgtgttacaaacgtatgcgtaaacccataagaccccagtacttcgtacgggtctaaacatTCGTGCGGTCCATGCACGGCTAAATCGTCTGAAAGCGAGAATTCGAGCAAACCGAGAGTGAGCCAGCCGTATGACATATCTCGAAGCACAAGGGGAAGAATTATTTATAATAGAGGACATACAAACTTATGAGGCGAGCGGCGCTTCACTTACAATCCACCGCGGTAAAGCTTTCCAGATCGCATACATACATCCATCATACTTACGCTTCAAACCATTCTATGCCACATAATAAACAGGATACTTACGCTTCAAATCATTCTACGTAACacaacaaacagaaaaaattaacagagCTTTGGCTCTTCCCTTTCCGAGGGTTCGCGGAAAGTGCATTAAAGACGAATCAATCTGTTTCGACCTCTGAATCTagtggcggtcagaggttagcgtggtctaaccatcttcagtcgCTTCCACTAGTTCGTTAcacgagacagcagtaaattttccgattggacacgtttttggaaaattacgGTGATAGTTTTGCCATcttctgatggaaaatttatttaggaAACAATTGAAAGCTACTTAAGAAGACTCCCAAAACGTAGCAAAAAAGACAATCAACTACCACTTGAATAAACAATTctcacaacaacaaaaaatctcgCGTCGCACTCACTGCCTCAATGACCACTCAATCAAATGACAATGTAATGTTGACGATTTCACTCGCCATCTCATCACTTCATAAATGCATCTTACAGATAACATGTCAATAATGATCCGGcctataaaattaatttaagaggaatctacacatatatacacatggctaaattgttgcctacatttcggggcaaaatatttataattttggaTTCGtattcttttcgaaataaattttagaaaatctgCTACGGACCGTCCGATTCTCCGTCCGATTCTCCGTCCGATGCAATATCCATAATTTTTTCAAGctcttttatattttccatcatCCAAACATTAAACCATTCATCAAAAGACATTGACCGTACATCCTTCGGTTGCTCAGCATATGCGGACGGTTCGTGTCTGGTAATCTGAAAACCAATGTTTATCAATTTAATCGAAGcacatcaattcaaaattgacaCGAACCCCGATCACGAATCTCCTTTCCACCATGTTACCCTGGAGTACAGAATACCCATCACCCCCAAATTTTGCCGACATAAGCGCTTCGTCgatttcgttaattttatgtctaaGATCATTTTCCTTCCAGCATCCAGTCACAGTAACAACAAAGGCgaacacattttgaaatctATATCGCACCACATCGAAGGTTGGCAAAACGCCGGTTCGTACGAGATTGCCAACGAAGGCTTCGAAAATATCTGTCAACGCCATTTGATCAGCTTGCGATAAATCCGTTCCACAGAAATAACAGCAAAGACCATAAGAAGTGTCTTCAAGTCGATCCATTGACGATATATATATTTCTGTGTTGTCTCGTGCTGTTATGGCTGGTGCATACTCGTGTATGTGGGGCGTTGCTTCATTAAGCGGATGTTCACGTAATTTGTCGAAAGTCATATTCACGATCTGAACATATCTCATAGGAAGTGGTGGCATGACCTTCGTTCCGAGTAAATTGTGGATACAAGTGTGCAGTAGTGATCTGTGAAGAAGTGAAGTGAAGAAGTTAGTATGAACAACCCAAGAAAGGCTTGAGGTTAGATCACCAATACTACACTAGTTTTGcggtttatattttttttatatacaaCAGGTTGAGCAGCAGCTGGTAAAATGGCCAGATGTTGCAAATTATCAGACTTTAAGTTGTCGTGGTCAAGATCACTGACAATTTTATGCAGCTTTATACTAAACACTCACCGCGCCAGGGCTTCCGAGTTAACAagttttttcgacattttttttgttgcgacATCTTGAGCGATTTcaaatttagattttaaatCGGAGAAGCTCACAGGATCTGCCATCTTCAGAACGTCTAGCTTTTCTTCTATTCTGATACGCAATTGACGAGGCATTCTATATTGACTGCTAATGATTAAACCATCGCTTCTCTTGGTTATGTAGGCCTCCAATTTCATTAATTCGAATTCCGAAAATACATTTCTGAATtctaatttcaaaatgtatttccATATGATCAAATACGGAACgctgaaaatacaaaaatcgtcatatcaattttcagaattttacaaAGACCTCTGTAGTTTGGTAGATATTAACTCCCTACTACACGTTGGACCGTCGAAGTGTTTAATTAGTACTTACTCCGTGACATCATTGCAACCAATCGTTAGATGCTCAACGTCGTAATCATCAGTATCATCAGGTGTAGGTTGAAGCGATCTCAAACTTATTGGGGGTTCTCGTATTAATTGACCTAAGTCTATTATTGGGTATCCAAAGAAAGAAAGTTCAGGTATTATGAAAAGGTCACTCATCTCTGTCGGCTTTATCTTAGGAAACTGTGAATAGTAGAAAGTAGTGCGGCCATTATCCTCCGGACGTATTTCGTCTGAAAGCCCTAGTGTATGTTTGACATCATGAGTCAATTCCGCAAATACCcaataaatgcaattttcgaaactgttcAGCAGATCGTTCAACATATGACGCTCATCGGTAGTAGCATACAGATCCAATTCGTCAAACTTATCGTTGAACTCTAAGTTTTGAACGACGGCTACTGTGCCTTTCTCAGAACGGTATATATCGGCAAAATTATCGAGCATCCGTTTGACGGTGAATTCTTTGAAGTGATTTATACCAGTATCATTATCTACATGGAATTTGAGGTAGTTGAATAATTGCTGGGTGATCTGAAAGGATTCCTGAAATAAATACAGACTGAAACCATCAATGAGAATACACGACTTTACCGTTGAAATATTCTCCATTGCAAAATTCGGTGGTTTCAAGTCAACGGTTACCAGAAGACCCAAGTTATTGTCATGACTAAATTTGCAAGAAGTTCCGGTTTTTTGTCTAAGATCCCGAAATGACTAATTAAAGAATTACCATACTATAAATCAGACCCACCTGATAAGCAGATCTGTCATACTACCAGTGCCACCGTAGCTAAGAAAATCAGCTATAATTTGCAACGAATTTGACTGTGCCAACGACGGCTTTTGTATGTGAGGAAATTGCATAACCAATTGTTGTTCCTCAGAATTCGACGGCACTACAATCCTATCAGAATGGGGTTTATGAAATACTCGTTTTTTCGTTGGCGGAGGTTCTCTAGGGTAGGCATCAACCGAGTTAATCAAAAAGTTGTCCACGAAGTTTTTCTGCAATTTGTGGTGGAACGATGTAAAAAGTAACACAAATTCGAATCGATGTTTTTACCTCCATTTCATCTAACTCTAAATGTGAATGAATGCAAACCGAGACTGTGCGGAAGAAATACTTCGTACGATACAAACTTAGTACGCGCAAACATGGTTCATCATGAAGTTCTTTGTCCCAAGGTAATTTGTGCCAAGGAGTGTCAAACAATATTGTGGGCATATTAGGATCGATTCCTGTATCTAGCAAAGTCTCCCGCATTTTCATAATCCTATCATGTTTTTGGATATTGGCCTCAGCATAAAGAGACAGTACATTCGGCTTCATACATGACCGAAAATTCGTCGCTTTAGCGACACTGTCAAAATGCTCGAGGGTGTTCTCTTGTGAAAGAGCTAGTTCCGCAAGATTTCTGAGAAATTTCCACACTAGATTCTCATCACTCGTTCGTACATTTTCTGCATGTAGTTTCTCCGCAAAAGAGAAAACGGTAGAATCAAACGTAACGTCTCCAAAGACGTAAGATCCGACTGGATCATCGTAATTTCGAGTCACTTGATTTACGACGGTGTGTATGCATTTCTTAAGTAAATTAGAAATGTTGTTGGCTAGTTGGCCAGTAGGTCCAATACAGTCGGATTGCCTAAATGATTAGATCttatatttttcgtattctttgtcgatttttatAATAGTGCAATTTACCCAACGTCGATACGTACGGCAGCTTGTGAGCCTTTAAGATTTGTAGTTGTATCTTGAATTAGCAAAGCTCGAATTCCATTTGTCGTTGAAAGAATTCTAATATTCATCGTAACGAACAGACAAAGATGTATCTATAGATGTTGTGGATAATTAGTTGACTAACTTGACTCACctatattttcgttttagtCTTGTAGTCCGACCAATTCCTGAAGACCATGTTTTTCCAATAACTTTTCCATTTACTTTCAGCTGTTTAAACTTTATATTTGAAGTTGCGAATGTGCGCAGATTCTCATTTATGGGTATAATGCGACTGAAATTCGCCAATTTAGACAACGCTACCACCATGATCGAGAAGTCTTTTGGCCACCAacgaattgaaaaatgaaatttaggTATCGAGTTTTTGTCCGTCTCGACTGGCTTACGGCCTACTGAATTAATTTGTTCATGTATTGTCCGTTGAAAATAGGTGCACGAGTAAACTTAAACAGGATGAATTAAAAGTTAAAGAAATACTACTATAGAATCTAAAGCAAATTTATACACATTGGAAGGAAATtcatcgaaataaattttctgaataGTAAGGGTGTCACTATTTTCTGtgtgttttcaattttgataattttaatgCTCTCTACATTAACACATTGAACttaagtcaaatttttgatttttagaaatttatttggaggtattcttcgactcccttagcactttccggagtgcctaaagttgacaagtcacaataaccggcaacggtttgccaactttcggcaccctggactttacttaaatagtcgaggaatgcctccaaatatatttctaaaaattcaaaactgaattctagatttttagtcAAACCGCGCAGAGTATGGCAGCCGTGGCGCCACCCACAGCTGCGATGCCAAACTTCAAAAAGCATCGAtacaattattaataaaattgttgtattgcttggtcagtaattcaacattgacaaagtgttgtattgctttgacttgaccagaattgttgaaaaaaatttcttttattcaacgaagggcgaacgaaacgtgttaccgtttacgactcgtgacgaaacgttttaccgtttacaatcataATGCGGACGAACAGCAGGACAAAACAATGCTGATTTCGGCGTATCACGCCATCATCAGTGCACCTATGTCTTGCGATGACTATGTGCATATCAGCACGACACAAACTGAAGTGAGCAATCACTTCAATAGTACGAGCATTATATAcactttttcgtcatttgttaaaactctttgttttgttttttttttctcacatccgacaatttgtttttcggcaattttagtgacaataaataaattgttactcAAACCGCGCAGAGTATGGCAGCCGTGGCGCCACCTACAGCTGCGATGCCAAACTTCAAAAACTTTGTGTCGTGCTGATATGCACATAGTCATCGCAAGACATGGGTGCACTGATGATGGCGTGATACGCCGAAATCAGCATTGTTTTGTCCTGTTGTTCGTCCGCATtatgattgtaaacggtaaaacgtttcgtcacgaatcgtaaacggtaacacgtttcgttcgcccttcgttgaataaaagaaatttttttcaacaattctggtcaagtcaaagcaatacaacactttgtcaatgttgaattactgaccaagcaatacaacaattttattaataattgtaTCGATGCTTTTTGAAGTTTGGCATCGCAGCTGTGGGTGGCGCCACGGCTGCCATACTCTGCGCGGTTTgagtaacaatttatttattgtcactagatttttagaaatttatttggaggtattccacgactatttaagacaagccgcaattaatttcaatgtgataACGTTCTAGCCAATGAATGTGTATACCTTTATACCAGGTATGGCCCATCcttcaaaataataacaaaatgagTGAGTTTGAATCCGTTAAAATTAACATAAGTCCTCCGTgatgacattagaccatacctggtagTTTGTATTCATTGGTTCTAGTCCCatgcaaagtatataaacatactgaaggtaatgcaaatgctcagcggatcacaaattttacggaacccaagtttcgggtgaatataagactTGTTATGTTGCTTGTGTGACGTTTGGCGTTTTAATGTTGGCAGAAATGTGTTgttctccatacaaaattttgtgttgagtACAAAGATacaacctaacaaagtgaatttaacTAGTGGCcaacattgtaaaaattatattcacccgaaagtagggttccgtgagtttttgtggatttgcattaccttccagtatgtttatatactttggttccatgtatgtacattgtacatatCTCCGGAAGTAGGTATCAACACAAAAACTGTTACTACAACAGAAAAAGGGGTCTTAACTATATCaagagaaaattgtttttgaaaatgggATAAGTCGACTAAGAGCTAGAGATGATTGTTAAGAAGTAGAATGGTAGGTGCAGTTGCAGTGTAGGTGTACTGTTTGCTTCTATGGAATAGatcttacattttcaaatattttctaaattaagagcTTGGAGCAGTGCTAACGTATAGACGCTATGCGTAGCATTGCTAATAGTATtaatatagaaaatgtttagAGGCCGAGGTTAAGACAGGAGTGGGAGCAAAAAGTGATCTATTGCTACAAAACTGTTATGATTTGACGGTTGTAGAGTTATCTCTCTACATGTATGGGACAAAGGACGGACATTTTGTTTCTTGAGTGTTTTTTGATTGACAGCACCTCATTCTAACATTCCTCcagtttcttaaaattttagtaaaactcAACGAGTAACAGCAATTTTGACATATGTAGTGTAATTGGACACATCAGACATCAACTTTTATCTTCTGCCACATAATAGTTCCAATGTTGACAGTGTTTTCATTGTATGCTTGGGTGATGGTGATGGTcataaaaacgatattaaaattattttatgatttcaTTGCTGAATAGAATACGGTATTCTGAATACCTTCTATTATATGGCGCTTAAATTGGACAGAATAGAATAAgagaaatagtattttgcatatcgAGTGCAGAAACGACAGCTTTAAGACAAAAGCATAGGTAGCCTTTTTCGTCGATGCGTGATATGGAAAGAAAGGAACTTTTGAGATGTGCGGCTTTTTACTTCTTCTGATTTTACCAGTTTGTCCCGATTCCGGACTCCCCGCTTTGGTCAAATCTTTACATGAAAACAATCCCGAGACACGATAGTTAATGTCTTTTTGCCACGGTGGCGTCATCTAATGTATGCGGTCATCAAAACACTGactaaaatgtgttttgattgattACTGGACAGGCTGTGAGAGTTTTTGTGAACTAGTTGGTGAATTCAGCTGTAGCGCAACAATACTTATCTCTAACTATTTTGTTTACCACTGTACACAGAGAGTCTTTTGTCTGTCTGAAAATGGCAATTTCGATGTTCACCCAAtagaaaaaactattttttgaaaaaaatttaacgaatatCAAGGTCAGCTAGTTTGAGTGTGGTCGTATAAAACAAGATGATCCGTTGGACGTgcaaaaaacgttgtgttaaaaaattgcttctttcacaatttttatattacacaaataaaagcaaaatagtGGAATATTATCAGGGCTATCCGTGCCATTAGCataataatgaattttttattcgtcTTTATTTCCTGTAATAAGAGAAAGACTGAACAAATATTTATCATCATCGTGTAAATTGTCGTAAGTACATAATGCAGTTCAGAGATCAATCGAAAGACATGATAGTATGTCGTAGCGACTGTCACGAATAAATTGTTAAGTGAGC
Above is a window of Bradysia coprophila strain Holo2 unplaced genomic scaffold, BU_Bcop_v1 contig_476, whole genome shotgun sequence DNA encoding:
- the LOC119082594 gene encoding uncharacterized protein LOC119082594, which gives rise to MVVALSKLANFSRIIPINENLRTFATSNIKFKQLKVNGKVIGKTWSSGIGRTTRLKRKYRILSTTNGIRALLIQDTTTNLKGSQAAVRIDVGQSDCIGPTGQLANNISNLLKKCIHTVVNQVTRNYDDPVGSYVFGDVTFDSTVFSFAEKLHAENVRTSDENLVWKFLRNLAELALSQENTLEHFDSVAKATNFRSCMKPNVLSLYAEANIQKHDRIMKMRETLLDTGIDPNMPTILFDTPWHKLPWDKELHDEPCLRVLSLYRTKYFFRTVSVCIHSHLELDEMEKNFVDNFLINSVDAYPREPPPTKKRVFHKPHSDRIVVPSNSEEQQLVMQFPHIQKPSLAQSNSLQIIADFLSYGGTGSMTDLLIRQKTGTSCKFSHDNNLGLLVTVDLKPPNFAMENISTITQQLFNYLKFHVDNDTGINHFKEFTVKRMLDNFADIYRSEKGTVAVVQNLEFNDKFDELDLYATTDERHMLNDLLNSFENCIYWVFAELTHDVKHTLGLSDEIRPEDNGRTTFYYSQFPKIKPTEMSDLFIIPELSFFGYPIIDLGQLIREPPISLRSLQPTPDDTDDYDVEHLTIGCNDVTDVPYLIIWKYILKLEFRNVFSEFELMKLEAYITKRSDGLIISSQYRMPRQLRIRIEEKLDVLKMADPVSFSDLKSKFEIAQDVATKKMSKKLVNSEALARSLLHTCIHNLLGTKVMPPLPMRYVQIVNMTFDKLREHPLNEATPHIHEYAPAITARDNTEIYISSMDRLEDTSYGLCCYFCGTDLSQADQMALTDIFEAFVGNLVRTGVLPTFDVVRYRFQNVFAFVVTVTGCWKENDLRHKINEIDEALMSAKFGGDGYSVLQGNMVERRFVIGITRHEPSAYAEQPKDVRSMSFDEWFNVWMMENIKELEKIMDIASDGESDGESDGP